In Sphingomonas sp. R1, a single genomic region encodes these proteins:
- a CDS encoding tyrosine-type recombinase/integrase, translating into MQHLIYDTHGQRKYLTASERNAFLKAAKNFDKSTFTLCWLMSVTGCRISEALSLTTRSIDVTGRLIIIECLKKRKRGVFRSVPVPSELIELIIEAHDLRDAMKDPRCSVHLWEFSRVTAYRRIRKVMDVAGINGSQAMPKGLRHSFGVTAIQSQVPLNLVQRWLGHADMRTTAIYASASGPEERSIAQRMWRSSAIALQELCHAT; encoded by the coding sequence ATGCAGCATCTTATTTACGACACGCATGGGCAGCGAAAATATCTGACTGCTTCCGAGCGAAATGCCTTCCTAAAGGCTGCTAAAAATTTCGATAAAAGTACGTTTACATTGTGTTGGCTAATGTCAGTGACCGGGTGCAGAATTTCAGAGGCCCTATCTCTCACGACTAGGAGCATCGATGTTACCGGCCGGCTGATAATTATCGAGTGCCTCAAGAAAAGAAAGCGCGGCGTTTTTAGAAGCGTACCCGTTCCCTCGGAGCTTATCGAGCTAATCATCGAAGCACATGACCTTCGAGATGCAATGAAAGACCCGCGTTGTTCTGTGCATCTCTGGGAATTTTCACGCGTCACCGCGTATCGTAGAATCCGCAAGGTAATGGATGTGGCGGGTATCAACGGGTCACAGGCAATGCCGAAAGGTCTTCGCCATTCCTTTGGGGTAACGGCGATTCAATCCCAAGTCCCGCTTAATCTTGTGCAGCGATGGCTAGGTCACGCGGACATGCGGACCACGGCCATTTATGCCAGCGCCAGCGGTCCCGAGGAACGCAGCATCGCTCAGCGGATGTGGCGATCTAGCGCCATCGCGCTGCAGGAACTTTGCCATGCCACTTAA
- a CDS encoding EAL domain-containing protein — protein sequence MRGDGGRRRFGARRNVCADAARSSALAMIRSSSAAWLALAVVVHVDNLKAIRAASGENVALEVTEAVWRAVQLRLVTASDVVAERVIWSPEELCFVVRAATDIGSASNDALRAQVCSWLLDVGCRPLFVSGAVLQVALSWNATVAERGSGDRDVLHLLLIEARQTLARSSGSPTTQSLDPEDARRDMAAAVAHYAELVSGELQFAWAPVRAVDDDVLLYLRAEVAIPGVVGQIINREAGYRALERLRLVAIFDHLQVQRAIDHLVRGGGWAVCVSVSATSFRRSSWWDQLLAQLEGQRFIAERLLVAVDCEQFAVFLGPAAELADRLRRLGCKIVLLGFGSGQIALAGLLALRPDVITLDPFLIELAARGGRDLELCRRVVALAAVLAPLVVAEGVDTFRHAAVALDVGVSWGCGAFFGGPRWRGPGGYAGRPGRIPPFQWQAGGAEWGA from the coding sequence ATGCGCGGTGATGGAGGCAGGCGGCGTTTCGGCGCCAGGCGAAATGTCTGTGCCGACGCCGCTCGTTCTTCGGCGCTGGCGATGATTCGCTCGTCTAGTGCGGCGTGGCTTGCATTGGCGGTTGTTGTTCACGTGGACAATCTAAAGGCGATCCGGGCGGCCTCCGGGGAAAATGTTGCCTTGGAGGTCACGGAGGCCGTCTGGCGTGCAGTGCAGCTTCGCCTGGTGACCGCTTCCGATGTGGTCGCTGAGCGCGTGATCTGGTCGCCGGAAGAACTGTGCTTTGTCGTGCGTGCTGCGACCGACATAGGCAGTGCATCGAATGATGCCCTCCGCGCGCAGGTTTGTTCTTGGTTGCTGGATGTCGGCTGTCGGCCCTTATTCGTGTCCGGCGCGGTCCTGCAGGTGGCGCTCTCGTGGAATGCGACTGTCGCCGAGCGAGGGTCGGGGGATAGGGACGTCCTGCATCTCCTGCTGATCGAGGCGCGCCAAACTCTGGCGCGTTCGAGTGGCAGCCCCACGACGCAGTCGTTGGATCCTGAGGACGCCCGTCGCGACATGGCGGCGGCGGTGGCGCACTATGCGGAACTCGTCTCCGGCGAGCTGCAATTCGCCTGGGCGCCCGTCCGTGCGGTGGATGATGACGTGCTGCTGTATCTGCGCGCGGAGGTCGCAATCCCGGGTGTGGTCGGTCAGATCATCAACCGGGAGGCGGGGTATCGCGCACTGGAGCGGCTGCGCCTGGTGGCGATCTTTGACCATCTGCAGGTCCAGCGGGCGATTGACCATCTCGTGCGCGGCGGCGGGTGGGCGGTGTGTGTGTCGGTTTCGGCGACGAGCTTCCGGCGCTCTTCCTGGTGGGACCAGCTGTTGGCCCAGCTTGAGGGGCAACGGTTCATCGCCGAGCGCCTGCTTGTCGCCGTTGATTGCGAGCAGTTCGCGGTTTTCCTGGGTCCTGCCGCTGAGCTGGCGGATCGGCTCCGTCGCCTGGGCTGCAAGATTGTTCTGCTCGGCTTTGGCAGCGGACAGATTGCCTTGGCGGGGCTGCTGGCGCTGCGGCCCGATGTTATCACGCTCGATCCATTTTTGATCGAGCTGGCTGCGCGGGGCGGCCGGGATCTGGAGCTGTGTCGCCGGGTCGTTGCGCTTGCGGCCGTGCTTGCCCCGCTCGTGGTGGCCGAGGGCGTTGACACGTTCCGGCATGCTGCGGTGGCACTGGACGTGGGCGTGTCGTGGGGTTGCGGCGCCTTTTTCGGTGGGCCCAGGTGGCGCGGCCCTGGGGGGTATGCCGGTCGTCCGGGCCGCATTCCGCCATTTCAGTGGCAGGCCGGCGGCGCGGAGTGGGGCGCGTGA
- a CDS encoding DUF4019 domain-containing protein, with the protein MNGAGCTYVSVLALLLSWSGVAEAEGRGQAKAEPARAAASVVSQPASPQGSLPRADAGDQWLAPNAFLNAANQISRRAAAGEAAKIYDQVSPILKARFTREAFVAELNQRLAGKVVQRNWQNISQVMVQKTGNDDPNQTGEYVTVTILALLENSPSKFSVRKEVLSFFHEKSGEWLLSGYQIDRFSGDPESKENK; encoded by the coding sequence ATGAATGGTGCGGGCTGCACGTATGTATCGGTTCTCGCTCTTCTCCTTTCTTGGTCTGGGGTTGCCGAGGCGGAGGGGCGGGGGCAGGCAAAGGCGGAGCCGGCGCGGGCCGCAGCTAGCGTCGTGTCGCAGCCTGCCTCGCCGCAAGGTTCGTTGCCGCGCGCTGACGCTGGCGATCAATGGCTCGCGCCCAACGCTTTCCTAAACGCTGCGAACCAGATTTCGCGCCGTGCTGCGGCCGGTGAAGCCGCGAAGATCTACGACCAGGTTTCGCCGATTCTCAAGGCCCGCTTCACGCGCGAGGCCTTCGTTGCCGAATTGAACCAGCGCCTCGCCGGCAAGGTCGTTCAGCGCAACTGGCAGAATATCAGTCAGGTGATGGTTCAGAAGACCGGGAACGACGATCCTAATCAGACGGGCGAGTATGTCACCGTTACGATATTGGCTCTTCTAGAGAATTCTCCCTCGAAATTTTCAGTAAGAAAAGAAGTTCTTTCCTTCTTTCATGAGAAAAGTGGGGAGTGGCTATTGTCCGGTTATCAGATTGATCGTTTTTCAGGCGATCCTGAATCGAAAGAAAATAAATAG
- a CDS encoding YadA family autotransporter adhesin has translation MSLSTGTATGIASVSTGLASLSTTTAQDFASLSTVLTPILAAASAGTQVVASVAGGMQSSTLFQTRGASGDTVKIADSVSCRQVDGIDTTATGLCAAAVADGATAYGSNARAESTNGTAIGFRAVATGAGATAVGYGNKAVGNQSIAIGFANVVTGAHSGAIGDPNVVSGDGSYAVGNNNTVASNGVFVLGNNVNVAAGNDGAVVLGDRSTASGPNTVSVGSESQTRRITNVADGIAPTDAATVGQLERSNMMLGNQIAGVQNQVYDLARSTSFGIAGATAMSLIPDIDPDQRVSIGMSVAGFNGYQAVALGITGRVGDSVKVKAGASISGGKSVYGAGIAFGW, from the coding sequence GTGAGCCTGTCGACGGGCACGGCTACCGGCATAGCGTCGGTGTCGACCGGTTTGGCATCGCTGTCGACCACGACCGCGCAGGACTTCGCGTCGCTCAGCACGGTTCTAACGCCGATACTTGCCGCGGCCAGTGCTGGGACCCAAGTGGTTGCCTCGGTTGCAGGCGGCATGCAAAGTTCGACGTTGTTCCAGACGCGAGGCGCGAGCGGCGATACCGTTAAGATCGCCGACAGCGTTTCGTGCCGCCAGGTGGATGGTATCGACACCACTGCAACCGGGCTTTGCGCAGCGGCGGTCGCAGACGGCGCAACGGCCTATGGTTCGAACGCCAGAGCGGAGTCGACGAACGGAACCGCGATTGGCTTCCGCGCAGTTGCAACCGGGGCGGGCGCTACCGCAGTCGGCTATGGCAACAAGGCGGTCGGCAACCAGTCCATCGCGATCGGCTTCGCCAACGTGGTGACTGGCGCTCATTCGGGCGCGATCGGCGACCCGAATGTCGTCAGCGGCGATGGAAGCTATGCCGTCGGCAACAATAACACGGTCGCTTCCAATGGCGTCTTCGTGCTCGGCAACAACGTCAATGTTGCTGCCGGGAACGACGGTGCGGTCGTCCTCGGCGATCGCAGCACCGCAAGCGGACCGAACACGGTCTCGGTGGGCTCGGAGAGCCAGACTCGAAGGATAACCAATGTTGCGGATGGCATTGCACCGACGGATGCGGCGACGGTCGGGCAGCTCGAGCGTTCAAACATGATGCTGGGCAACCAGATCGCCGGTGTACAGAACCAGGTATATGATCTGGCGCGATCGACGTCCTTCGGCATCGCCGGAGCCACGGCAATGTCGCTGATCCCGGACATCGACCCGGATCAGCGCGTCTCGATCGGCATGAGCGTCGCCGGCTTCAATGGATATCAGGCCGTTGCGCTTGGTATCACGGGCCGGGTTGGCGACAGCGTCAAAGTGAAAGCGGGTGCGTCTATCTCTGGAGGCAAGTCGGTGTACGGCGCCGGCATCGCCTTCGGTTGGTAA